Proteins from one Pygocentrus nattereri isolate fPygNat1 chromosome 16, fPygNat1.pri, whole genome shotgun sequence genomic window:
- the LOC108413573 gene encoding calcium homeostasis modulator protein 5-like has translation MKEALNKGAQLVLGFVSAGVAKGVEFDFHCPCDKSYTLLFFFVYLLGPAIAMLIIGILILRQSKDWNFGSRCFGYFFSCLVPPVVWTVMFFKGKFMDCFKDQPIEGLPEWFLQAVCEMELDFYLKRAGGLAIVIVFLIIGLICDCCKKK, from the exons ATGAAGGAAGCCCTCAATAAAGGTGCTCAGCTGGTTCTCGGATTTGTCAGCGCGGGTGTAGCAAAGGGCGTAGAGTTTGACTTTCATTGCCCCTGTGACAAGTCGTACacccttctgtttttctttgtatacTTACTGGGGCCCGCGATTGCCATGTTAATCATCGGAATTTTGATCCTGAGGCAGAGCAAGGACTGGAATTTTGGCTCACGCTGCTTCGGGTACTTCTTCTCCTGTTTAGTTCCACCTGTTGTTTGGACGGTCATGTTCTTCAAAGGCAAATTCATGGATTGTTTCAAAGATCAGCCGATAGAAGGACTTCCTGAATGGTTTCTTCAAGCTGTATGTGAGATGGAGCTCGACTTCTATTTAAAAAGG GCGGGAGGTCTTGCCATCGTCATCGTGTTCCTTATTATAGGGCTGATTTGTGACTGCTGCAAAAAG AAGTGA